One part of the Dyadobacter sp. 676 genome encodes these proteins:
- a CDS encoding helix-turn-helix domain-containing protein, with amino-acid sequence MRIRDTNKEALIREKAIELIVQHGFDGLSMHKLARAAGVSVATIYIYFKDREDLIQQLYTEESRKMSDATLVNFDPDAHFDEGLKRQWINRMNYCLENPYSMAFMEQVKHSPLVERSTIDTRFLQAMQRFVHNAIERKEIVPLPVEIYWSVAFAPLYQLVKFHISGKSMPDRPPFIFDEEKINLTLGLVLKALKP; translated from the coding sequence TTGAGAATCAGAGACACCAACAAAGAAGCCTTAATCCGCGAGAAAGCCATTGAACTCATCGTCCAACACGGTTTCGACGGACTAAGCATGCACAAACTGGCCAGGGCGGCAGGCGTTTCCGTTGCCACGATTTACATTTATTTTAAAGACCGGGAAGATCTGATCCAACAGCTTTATACCGAAGAATCGCGTAAAATGTCGGATGCCACGTTGGTGAACTTTGACCCGGACGCGCATTTTGACGAAGGCCTGAAAAGACAGTGGATCAACCGAATGAACTATTGCCTGGAAAATCCATACAGCATGGCGTTTATGGAACAGGTGAAGCATTCGCCGCTGGTGGAGCGTTCGACGATAGATACGCGCTTTTTGCAGGCAATGCAACGGTTTGTACACAACGCGATCGAGCGAAAGGAAATCGTCCCGCTGCCGGTTGAAATATATTGGTCGGTTGCCTTTGCCCCGCTTTATCAGCTCGTCAAATTCCATATTTCCGGCAAAAGCATGCCCGATCGCCCTCCGTTTATTTTCGATGAAGAGAAAATCAACCTGACACTCGGATTGGTACTAAAAGCATTAAAACCTTAG
- a CDS encoding DinB family protein — protein sequence MDISAAIDRLIWLCQHIPERIEAVPAAELESKPAPEKWSKKEILGHLIDSAANNHQRFIRIQAEHEPVIFYNQNDWVWLSRYNDIPVEQLIATWKNYNLLLSAVAGAITPENLARKGVGRDGQPHTLKWYFDDYVDHMEHHLRQIVTY from the coding sequence ATGGACATCAGCGCAGCTATCGACCGTTTAATCTGGCTCTGTCAACACATCCCGGAGCGCATAGAAGCCGTTCCCGCCGCCGAACTCGAAAGCAAACCGGCGCCGGAAAAGTGGAGTAAAAAAGAAATTCTAGGCCATTTGATCGACAGCGCGGCTAATAATCATCAGCGGTTTATCAGGATCCAGGCCGAGCACGAGCCTGTAATTTTCTATAACCAGAACGACTGGGTGTGGCTTAGCCGATATAACGATATTCCGGTCGAACAACTGATCGCGACCTGGAAAAATTACAATCTGCTCCTGTCGGCTGTTGCCGGGGCGATCACGCCTGAAAACCTTGCGCGAAAAGGCGTGGGCAGGGATGGCCAGCCACATACGCTGAAATGGTATTTTGACGACTACGTCGACCATATGGAGCATCACTTAAGACAAATAGTAACTTACTAA
- a CDS encoding N-6 DNA methylase has translation MASQTRMYARKKLLGQIYTPLHIVEKILGHCGFYEDDLTGKTMLDPACGDGRFLVPMAEFIIGNTPAEQLVERLQQLHGWDIDKNALQQCRENLDALTAPLGISVNWNLRKCDALKQWRSREKFDIIVGNPPYIRIQHLPEPQRKYIQKHYSFCRTGSTDAFIAFFQLATKLLNPNGICGLITPNSYLVSESGAPLRMHFYKHRNLKHITNYRDIPVFGAASTYPAITVFGSEPGDRFRFEHCLNNRFEYLGRNIPYLELSQDVPWQLSMHEQTTPRGRRLGDICKISVGLTTLADGCYLFSIISEKNGVVYAKNKNGFFTHLEKQLLKPVIKGSKLKSADDPVTEYILFPYRKDKSDKQRIIPEETLKAEFPQTYSYLLKVKSELDRRDNGKPNAVAWYAFGRAQGLDNAFGRKIIFSPINRKPNFILYENPDVTVYSGYFIKYDGDYQMLLEQLNSQRMADFVAVAGRDFQGGYKGYNKKVIENFIVTDHS, from the coding sequence ATGGCTTCACAAACACGCATGTACGCGCGGAAAAAATTGCTGGGCCAGATTTATACGCCGCTTCATATCGTTGAGAAAATTCTGGGGCATTGCGGTTTTTACGAGGATGATCTGACGGGCAAGACAATGCTCGATCCAGCCTGCGGCGACGGAAGGTTTCTGGTGCCGATGGCCGAATTTATCATCGGTAACACCCCGGCGGAGCAGCTGGTTGAGAGGCTGCAACAATTACATGGCTGGGATATCGACAAAAATGCCTTGCAGCAATGCCGCGAAAATCTGGATGCGCTGACCGCACCTCTGGGAATCAGCGTAAACTGGAATTTACGCAAATGCGACGCCCTGAAACAATGGCGTTCCCGGGAGAAATTCGACATAATCGTCGGGAACCCGCCTTATATCCGCATTCAGCATTTGCCCGAACCCCAACGAAAATACATCCAGAAACACTACTCGTTTTGCAGAACGGGTTCTACGGACGCGTTCATCGCCTTCTTCCAGTTGGCAACGAAGCTACTGAACCCCAACGGCATATGCGGGCTGATAACTCCCAACTCATACCTCGTGTCGGAATCGGGTGCCCCATTGCGCATGCACTTTTATAAGCACCGGAATTTGAAACATATTACCAATTACCGCGATATTCCTGTGTTTGGAGCCGCTTCCACCTACCCCGCAATCACAGTATTTGGTAGTGAGCCTGGTGACCGCTTTCGGTTTGAGCATTGCCTCAATAATCGCTTCGAATACCTTGGACGTAACATTCCTTACCTCGAATTGAGCCAGGATGTTCCGTGGCAGTTGTCCATGCATGAGCAAACAACGCCGCGGGGGCGCCGGCTGGGCGATATCTGTAAAATCTCGGTAGGACTAACGACATTAGCCGACGGCTGTTATCTCTTCAGTATTATCAGCGAAAAGAATGGCGTGGTTTATGCTAAAAACAAAAACGGTTTTTTTACACACCTTGAAAAACAGTTGCTGAAACCGGTTATCAAAGGCTCCAAACTGAAAAGCGCCGATGATCCGGTCACGGAATACATCCTCTTCCCTTACCGGAAAGATAAGTCTGATAAACAGCGCATTATCCCCGAAGAAACGCTTAAAGCGGAATTTCCTCAAACATATTCCTATTTGCTTAAAGTAAAATCCGAACTGGATCGTCGTGATAACGGGAAACCTAATGCAGTGGCCTGGTATGCATTCGGGCGTGCGCAGGGGCTTGACAATGCGTTTGGCAGGAAGATCATTTTCTCGCCGATTAACCGCAAACCTAATTTCATATTATATGAAAACCCGGATGTGACTGTTTATTCAGGTTATTTTATTAAATATGACGGCGATTACCAGATGCTTCTGGAACAGCTCAACTCGCAACGGATGGCCGACTTCGTAGCCGTAGCGGGGCGGGATTTCCAGGGAGGCTACAAAGGATACAACAAAAAGGTAATCGAAAATTTTATAGTCACCGACCACTCCTGA
- a CDS encoding PIN domain-containing protein, with product MRIFLDTNGLIDHALERQTGQPLEIAYILFKARKDQIPVFISPGSLYTFVYVMNKNGIHGKALCARLEAYLSFLNICISDKMVFTKGLSAGFKDLEDAFQYAAAVIERCDYLITSNVSDFEPYAKHIQVITPSQFVIKAFHKKPGIDF from the coding sequence GTGAGGATTTTTCTTGATACCAATGGGCTAATCGACCACGCGCTGGAAAGGCAAACAGGTCAACCGCTTGAAATTGCATACATTCTATTCAAAGCACGAAAAGATCAGATTCCGGTTTTCATTTCACCGGGTTCATTGTATACTTTTGTATATGTCATGAACAAAAACGGGATACATGGAAAAGCGCTTTGTGCCAGGCTTGAAGCCTATCTTTCGTTTCTCAATATTTGTATTTCGGATAAAATGGTATTTACCAAAGGTTTGTCTGCCGGTTTTAAGGATTTGGAAGATGCCTTTCAATATGCAGCGGCAGTAATAGAGCGTTGTGATTACTTGATTACTTCCAATGTGTCGGATTTTGAACCTTATGCCAAACATATCCAGGTAATAACGCCGTCTCAATTTGTAATAAAAGCATTCCACAAGAAACCCGGCATCGATTTCTGA
- a CDS encoding sugar phosphate isomerase/epimerase family protein, with protein sequence MLKLGFNSAILADFGFEHVVHFAGNNGFSCIEMMCWPADNTDSRRYAGVTHIDVDNLTEQKVSSIRHNLKEAGVFISALGYYPNPLDPDPNRSEYYIEHIKQVIRAAAKLDIPVVTTFIGRDPSKSIKDNLARFADVWPAIVKVAGENNVKIGIENCPMFFTDDEWPGGKNLAISPAVWDRMFEIIPDPLFGLNYDPSHMIWQMMDELLPIYNYKSRLHHIHLKDAKVYKSKLNNVGILANPLEYHSPKLPGLGDVNWRGFFAALTDVRYRGPVVIEVEDKAYEGNITDVKSAILTSRNYINQFLG encoded by the coding sequence ATGCTCAAATTAGGTTTTAATAGTGCAATCCTGGCCGATTTCGGCTTCGAACACGTCGTACATTTCGCTGGGAACAATGGGTTTTCGTGTATTGAAATGATGTGCTGGCCAGCTGATAATACCGACAGCCGCCGGTATGCCGGCGTGACCCATATCGACGTCGACAACCTCACCGAACAGAAGGTCTCGTCTATTAGGCACAATCTGAAAGAAGCCGGGGTGTTCATTTCAGCACTGGGCTACTATCCCAACCCGTTGGACCCTGACCCGAATCGTTCGGAATACTATATAGAGCACATCAAGCAGGTGATCCGCGCCGCGGCGAAGCTCGACATCCCCGTCGTGACCACATTTATCGGGCGTGATCCCTCGAAAAGCATTAAGGACAACCTGGCCCGCTTCGCCGACGTGTGGCCCGCCATTGTAAAGGTGGCCGGGGAAAACAATGTGAAAATCGGCATCGAAAACTGCCCGATGTTCTTCACGGACGATGAATGGCCGGGAGGCAAGAACCTGGCGATCAGCCCGGCTGTCTGGGACAGAATGTTCGAGATCATACCCGATCCGTTATTCGGGTTGAATTACGATCCCTCTCATATGATTTGGCAAATGATGGACGAATTATTGCCAATTTATAATTATAAATCAAGGCTCCATCATATTCATTTGAAAGACGCAAAAGTTTATAAAAGTAAATTAAATAATGTGGGGATCCTGGCTAACCCGCTGGAATACCACTCGCCTAAACTGCCTGGCCTGGGCGATGTGAACTGGCGTGGCTTTTTCGCGGCATTGACAGACGTGCGCTATCGCGGCCCCGTGGTGATCGAAGTAGAGGACAAGGCCTATGAAGGTAATATTACGGATGTAAAAAGCGCCATTTTGACCAGCCGGAATTATATAAACCAGTTTTTGGGCTAG